The following proteins are encoded in a genomic region of Synechococcus sp. ROS8604:
- the rfbF gene encoding glucose-1-phosphate cytidylyltransferase: MKAVLLAGGLGTRISEETSIKPKPMVEIGGKPILWHILKIYSSFGINEFIICCGYKGYVIKEYFANYFLHMSDVTFHMRLNSMEVHHKKAEPWQITLVDTGELTMTGGRLKRVGDYLGDDDFCFTYGDGVADVDIKSLIEHHRQHGRKATVTAVQPPGRYGALQLSDDCRVDGFQEKPQGDGGWINGGFFVLNPSVLDYIEDDTSVWEQDPLKNLAREGQLTAFHHDGFWQPMDTLRDKQLLEKLWSEGRAPWKSWT; encoded by the coding sequence ATGAAAGCAGTATTATTAGCTGGTGGATTAGGTACTCGCATCAGCGAAGAAACCTCAATCAAGCCAAAGCCTATGGTCGAAATTGGAGGTAAGCCGATTTTATGGCACATCTTGAAAATCTACAGTTCTTTTGGCATTAATGAGTTCATTATTTGCTGTGGTTATAAGGGGTATGTGATTAAGGAGTATTTTGCCAACTACTTTTTGCATATGAGTGACGTTACATTTCATATGAGATTGAACTCAATGGAAGTGCATCATAAAAAAGCTGAGCCTTGGCAAATAACTCTGGTTGACACGGGTGAATTAACGATGACAGGCGGTCGTCTAAAACGTGTCGGAGATTATCTCGGGGATGATGATTTTTGTTTTACTTATGGCGATGGTGTTGCAGATGTTGATATTAAATCATTAATTGAGCATCATCGGCAACATGGTCGAAAAGCGACTGTGACTGCAGTACAACCACCGGGTCGATACGGAGCTTTGCAACTCAGTGACGATTGTAGGGTTGACGGTTTTCAAGAGAAACCTCAAGGCGATGGTGGTTGGATCAATGGTGGTTTCTTCGTTTTAAATCCTAGTGTTTTGGATTACATTGAAGATGACACAAGCGTTTGGGAGCAGGATCCACTCAAGAACTTAGCCAGAGAGGGACAACTCACTGCGTTTCATCACGATGGTTTTTGGCAACCAATGGATACTCTGCGAGACAAGCAATTACTTGAGAAACTGTGGTCAGAAGGCCGTGCCCCTTGGAAAAGCTGGACATGA
- the rfbG gene encoding CDP-glucose 4,6-dehydratase, protein MIANNFWSGRRVLLTGHTGFKGSWLFLWLQQLGADVFGYSLAPDSKQNLFDFVSFAYPDFLENQHCLSNLTDLDTLKDWVQFVQPDIVFHLAAQPLVRASYEDPLGTWLTNVQGTLNLLESLKSLKKPCSVVLITTDKVYQNREWSYGYRETDRLGGHDPYSASKAAAEIAISSWRSSFCGNASHQTPYLRIATARAGNVIGGGDWAKDRIIPDAIQALEHGTPVPVRNPASTRPWQHVLEPLAGYLRLAEVLTSDSSPPCESFNFGPHLESNRPVSELLESILSHWSGEWVDKSDPQSPHEAGLLHLQIDKAYHYLGWSPRWNYATTVERTVTWYRNVHQGLSPLDCCIADLQAYQT, encoded by the coding sequence ATGATTGCTAACAATTTTTGGTCAGGCCGTCGGGTCTTGCTCACAGGTCATACTGGATTCAAGGGAAGTTGGTTGTTTCTATGGCTTCAGCAACTTGGGGCTGATGTTTTTGGATACTCACTGGCACCTGACTCAAAACAAAATTTATTTGATTTTGTCAGTTTTGCTTATCCTGATTTTTTAGAAAACCAGCATTGTTTATCAAATCTTACTGATCTTGATACCCTTAAGGATTGGGTTCAATTCGTGCAACCCGATATAGTTTTTCATCTTGCAGCACAACCGTTGGTTCGAGCAAGCTATGAAGATCCTCTGGGTACTTGGTTGACTAATGTTCAAGGAACACTTAATTTATTGGAGTCTTTAAAGTCACTAAAAAAACCTTGCTCTGTTGTTTTGATTACTACGGATAAGGTCTATCAAAATAGAGAATGGTCTTATGGTTATCGTGAAACTGATCGATTAGGTGGTCACGACCCCTACAGCGCAAGTAAAGCTGCTGCTGAAATTGCCATCTCTAGTTGGCGATCCAGTTTTTGCGGTAATGCTTCACATCAGACTCCTTACTTACGTATCGCAACAGCTCGTGCGGGTAATGTGATTGGAGGTGGTGATTGGGCCAAGGACCGGATCATTCCTGATGCGATTCAAGCTTTAGAGCATGGAACGCCGGTCCCTGTTCGAAATCCAGCTTCGACTCGTCCATGGCAACATGTACTCGAGCCTCTCGCCGGATATCTACGATTGGCAGAAGTTTTGACTTCTGACTCTTCTCCACCTTGTGAATCGTTCAATTTTGGACCGCATTTAGAGAGTAACCGCCCTGTAAGCGAATTATTGGAATCTATCCTGTCCCATTGGTCAGGAGAATGGGTTGATAAAAGTGATCCGCAATCACCTCACGAGGCGGGATTGCTCCATCTACAAATCGACAAGGCCTATCATTATCTCGGTTGGTCGCCGCGTTGGAATTATGCAACGACTGTCGAGCGCACTGTTACCTGGTACCGAAATGTTCATCAGGGTCTATCTCCATTGGACTGCTGCATAGCTGATCTCCAGGCATATCAAACTTGA
- the rfbH gene encoding lipopolysaccharide biosynthesis protein RfbH has protein sequence MSDPTALRQEILRLTREYSRQVHSSFRPASDPSRQPWTAGNPIPYAGRVFTEDEVEAAVSTTLDFWLTLGTEGEALQKELAKFIGVRHSLLVNSGSSANLVAISALTSPKLPSDRRIKPGDEVITVAAGFPTTVSPILQVGAVPVFIDADPITGNARCEQLEAAYSPGKTKAVMMAHALGNPFDLATTVGFCRQHGLWLVEDNCDALGCTYSMPRELAESLGFKENSPGLDEGPDRVVRWTGTWGDISTQSFYPPHHLTMGEGGAVNIVRDQKLKVIAESFRDWGRDCWCPSGIDNTCNKRFGWQLGELPEGYDHKYTYSHLGFNLKPLDPQAAIGRVQLQRLPEFIEARKQNWEVLRKGLADLEDVLEFALPTHSTGWDPDEGFSWDSTGCRTECSWFGFKLAVKPGAPFSRTELAQELDRNMIGNRMLFGGNLVRQPAFVQLRQERPESMRLIGDLADSDVIMNTTLFLGTYPGLTLDMLNKEVDVINAFATVNV, from the coding sequence ATGTCCGATCCCACAGCCTTACGTCAAGAGATTTTGCGTCTTACCCGTGAGTATTCACGCCAGGTGCATTCTTCATTTCGACCGGCCTCTGATCCATCTCGTCAACCATGGACAGCCGGTAATCCCATTCCTTATGCAGGTCGTGTGTTCACAGAAGATGAGGTTGAAGCAGCTGTCTCCACAACGCTTGATTTTTGGCTGACACTAGGCACTGAGGGAGAAGCCTTACAAAAGGAACTTGCCAAGTTTATTGGTGTACGCCATAGCCTGCTTGTGAATTCTGGTTCTAGTGCGAACCTGGTCGCCATATCTGCTCTTACCTCACCCAAATTACCGAGCGATCGTCGAATTAAACCTGGTGATGAGGTGATTACTGTTGCCGCTGGTTTTCCAACAACAGTTTCCCCCATTTTGCAGGTGGGTGCGGTGCCAGTGTTCATTGACGCTGACCCGATTACTGGAAATGCACGTTGTGAACAGCTTGAGGCCGCCTACAGCCCAGGGAAAACCAAGGCCGTCATGATGGCCCACGCATTGGGCAATCCATTTGATTTGGCCACCACAGTTGGTTTTTGTCGTCAACACGGCCTTTGGCTTGTGGAAGACAACTGCGATGCTTTGGGTTGTACCTACTCGATGCCGCGTGAACTAGCAGAAAGCCTGGGTTTCAAAGAAAACAGTCCCGGGTTGGATGAAGGGCCTGATCGGGTTGTGCGTTGGACAGGAACCTGGGGCGACATCAGCACTCAGAGTTTTTATCCTCCCCATCACCTCACGATGGGAGAGGGCGGAGCCGTCAATATCGTTCGTGATCAGAAGCTAAAGGTGATTGCGGAAAGTTTTCGGGACTGGGGGCGTGACTGTTGGTGTCCTAGCGGCATTGATAACACGTGCAATAAGCGCTTTGGCTGGCAACTTGGTGAGTTACCCGAGGGCTACGACCACAAGTACACCTATAGCCATCTTGGATTCAATCTCAAACCACTGGATCCTCAGGCAGCCATTGGTCGGGTACAACTTCAACGGCTTCCGGAGTTCATCGAGGCCCGCAAACAGAACTGGGAAGTTTTGCGGAAGGGGCTGGCCGACCTTGAGGATGTGTTGGAATTTGCCCTGCCTACCCATTCAACCGGTTGGGATCCGGACGAGGGTTTTAGCTGGGATAGCACCGGTTGCCGTACGGAATGTTCCTGGTTTGGCTTCAAGTTAGCTGTGAAGCCAGGAGCACCGTTTAGTCGTACGGAGCTGGCGCAGGAGTTGGACCGAAACATGATCGGTAACAGAATGCTGTTTGGTGGCAATCTGGTGCGTCAGCCTGCGTTTGTGCAGTTGAGGCAGGAGCGCCCAGAATCGATGCGTTTAATAGGTGATTTGGCAGATTCCGATGTTATTATGAATACTACTCTTTTTCTAGGAACGTATCCAGGATTGACGCTAGATATGCTTAATAAAGAGGTTGATGTGATCAATGCTTTTGCGACTGTTAATGTCTAA
- a CDS encoding NAD(P)-dependent oxidoreductase translates to MRLLITGGTGFIGSYVLSAAMHAGHDVLALRRNSTSTTVIPLETHPEWLNCELADVDRSVLKDIDVLIHLAATGVSPKPASWSDLVNTNVSLSLRLMELAADAGVRRFIAAGTSHEYGATAELFSLIPPNAALEPLNAYGASKACSFQLLRAFAIQNKLELFYGRLFNVYGIGQFSGNFWPSLRHAALNKKDFPMTSGDQVTDFMSVSSAASHFIEACHRSDIKSGSPLVVNIGSGDSMSLLQFATTQWESFGAIGSLLPGSIPSRSNQIMRMVPDLIGLHF, encoded by the coding sequence ATGCGTCTACTGATTACAGGTGGGACGGGTTTTATTGGCTCTTATGTTCTGTCCGCTGCGATGCATGCAGGTCATGATGTTTTAGCTTTAAGACGTAATTCCACTTCTACCACAGTCATTCCTCTTGAAACTCATCCTGAATGGCTTAATTGTGAGCTTGCAGACGTTGATAGATCTGTTTTGAAGGATATTGATGTATTGATTCATCTTGCAGCTACTGGTGTTAGCCCTAAGCCTGCTAGCTGGAGTGATTTAGTAAATACTAATGTGTCTCTTAGTTTGCGCCTTATGGAATTAGCTGCTGATGCTGGTGTCAGACGATTTATAGCAGCGGGTACCAGTCATGAATATGGAGCAACCGCAGAATTATTCAGTTTAATTCCTCCCAATGCAGCGCTTGAACCACTAAATGCCTATGGTGCAAGTAAAGCATGTTCCTTTCAATTATTGAGAGCTTTCGCCATCCAAAATAAGCTTGAATTGTTCTACGGTCGGCTTTTTAATGTTTACGGCATCGGCCAATTTTCCGGAAACTTTTGGCCTTCTTTACGTCATGCTGCTCTCAACAAGAAAGATTTTCCAATGACTTCTGGAGATCAAGTTACAGATTTTATGTCTGTTTCTTCAGCCGCCTCTCACTTTATAGAAGCGTGTCATCGTTCCGACATAAAATCTGGTTCACCATTAGTTGTTAATATCGGTTCTGGGGATTCAATGTCTCTTTTGCAATTTGCAACTACACAATGGGAATCATTTGGTGCTATTGGGAGTCTCTTGCCAGGATCTATCCCTTCAAGGTCTAATCAGATCATGCGAATGGTACCAGATTTAATTGGTCTTCATTTTTAA
- a CDS encoding SDR family NAD(P)-dependent oxidoreductase, producing the protein MKVLITGGCGFLGSNLAAHYLSKQCQVIVIDGLFRLGSSDNLSWLAQKAASHNSSFDFVQGDIADNEVVLSVFRRYGPFDFVVHVGGQVAMTTSLSDPSRDMYTNVVGTFNILEAVRLHSPNALLAYSSTNKVYGDLEHLRYEETSTRYKLPDFPNGLDENLPLDFSTPYGCSKGSADQYVRDWSRVYGLSTVVFRHSSIFGGRQFASFDQGWIGWFCKKSIEQMKSFESNASPEPFTIAGTGKQVRDVLHVDDLITLYSSAFENKSKLNGEIFNIGGGFDNSLSLLELFSLLSDINRIPHLQFISTPRRASDQDCFIADIRKAHQILGWAPKVSCQQGVSNMVEWTKSLSF; encoded by the coding sequence ATGAAAGTACTTATTACCGGCGGATGCGGTTTTCTCGGTTCAAACCTCGCTGCGCACTACCTTTCTAAACAATGTCAAGTTATAGTCATTGATGGCCTCTTTAGACTAGGGTCTTCTGATAATCTTTCTTGGCTTGCACAAAAGGCTGCGTCTCATAACAGTTCTTTTGATTTTGTTCAAGGTGATATAGCTGATAATGAGGTTGTATTATCAGTTTTTCGTAGATACGGACCTTTTGATTTCGTAGTACATGTTGGTGGACAAGTTGCTATGACCACCTCATTATCGGATCCTTCCCGAGATATGTATACTAATGTTGTTGGTACTTTTAACATATTAGAGGCTGTAAGACTACACTCACCTAATGCTTTACTTGCTTACAGTAGCACTAACAAGGTGTATGGTGATCTTGAGCACCTTCGCTATGAGGAAACTTCGACGCGCTATAAATTGCCCGACTTTCCTAATGGTTTAGATGAGAACCTCCCCTTGGATTTTTCAACACCTTACGGATGCTCTAAGGGATCGGCTGACCAATACGTGCGCGATTGGTCACGCGTTTATGGTTTGAGTACTGTCGTATTCAGACATTCATCCATATTCGGAGGCCGTCAATTTGCATCTTTTGATCAAGGATGGATTGGTTGGTTTTGTAAAAAATCTATCGAACAGATGAAATCTTTTGAGTCTAATGCTTCTCCTGAACCATTTACTATTGCTGGTACAGGAAAGCAGGTTAGAGATGTTCTTCATGTGGATGATTTGATAACTCTCTATTCGTCGGCTTTCGAGAACAAGTCCAAACTAAATGGTGAAATCTTTAATATTGGAGGTGGTTTTGATAACTCTCTTAGTTTACTAGAGCTGTTCTCATTATTATCTGATATTAACCGTATTCCACATCTTCAATTTATTTCTACTCCACGTCGTGCAAGTGACCAAGACTGTTTTATTGCTGATATTCGTAAAGCACATCAGATTTTGGGCTGGGCACCCAAAGTTTCATGTCAGCAAGGTGTCTCAAACATGGTGGAGTGGACAAAATCGCTTTCATTTTGA
- a CDS encoding glycosyltransferase family 2 protein — MVSSILLSVVIPTLNRSDLLRETLSRILIHYPVGDPRIEFIVVDNASDVEVEPLINDFYSSFCNKLHCVRFENRVDIVSSFKRCVQSAKGAFVQIFGDDDLPCGLVGYQLLNSISSHNPRLIYLNRFIGDEYLESAGEIAHPNDVSKSIFSMPLSDFIDCYNHWPGFITSLVFSRLAWESGLKVNCKEYPGYTFLDFLFRSPEIDTVLVFGEPSIIQRRGSQSWKKYWPLYWYLGCSQLLSDLDSDGISKSSLKTWLSNEIKTKNLIVDLLIAKSYPSVYDKQFWRYIRNLFSHSFLLSAVVYLISLLPSSVCFSLLKLSPNKSKYGLT, encoded by the coding sequence ATGGTTTCTTCGATTCTTTTGAGTGTGGTTATTCCAACTCTAAACAGATCTGATTTATTACGCGAAACTCTTTCTAGGATTTTAATTCATTATCCGGTAGGAGATCCTCGTATTGAATTTATTGTTGTCGATAATGCATCTGATGTTGAGGTGGAACCCTTAATAAACGATTTTTATTCAAGTTTTTGTAATAAACTTCATTGTGTTCGATTTGAGAACCGTGTGGATATTGTTAGCAGCTTTAAACGGTGTGTCCAATCAGCAAAGGGTGCCTTTGTTCAAATATTTGGTGATGATGATCTCCCCTGTGGGCTTGTTGGTTATCAATTACTAAATTCTATTTCTTCCCATAATCCACGTCTTATTTATCTAAATCGTTTTATTGGTGATGAGTATTTAGAGTCTGCTGGTGAAATTGCTCATCCCAACGATGTTTCTAAGTCTATATTTTCTATGCCTTTGTCTGACTTTATTGATTGTTATAATCATTGGCCGGGCTTCATTACTTCTCTTGTATTTTCTAGGCTTGCATGGGAGAGTGGTTTAAAAGTCAATTGTAAGGAATATCCAGGGTATACTTTTTTGGATTTTCTTTTTCGCTCTCCAGAAATTGACACTGTTCTTGTTTTTGGTGAACCATCAATCATTCAGAGGCGAGGCTCGCAGTCATGGAAGAAATACTGGCCATTGTATTGGTATTTGGGTTGTAGTCAACTTTTATCCGATCTTGACTCTGATGGAATATCAAAATCATCTCTCAAAACTTGGTTAAGTAATGAGATTAAAACAAAAAATTTAATCGTTGACCTGCTTATTGCTAAGTCTTACCCCTCTGTATATGATAAACAATTTTGGAGGTATATCAGGAATCTTTTCTCTCATTCTTTTTTGTTGAGTGCTGTTGTTTATTTGATATCTTTATTGCCTTCATCGGTATGCTTCTCCCTTTTAAAGCTTTCTCCTAATAAATCTAAGTATGGGCTCACTTAA
- a CDS encoding DapH/DapD/GlmU-related protein translates to MGSLNVDKKVDLLGSNDPKPLKQLCMRFAWSFFSVLVFALPGRQLSFVRVFLLRLFGATIGKKVLICSGVHVWFPWKLKIGDFSAIGRSVEIYNYGFVEIGSNTVISQYSYLCTASHDYVSRTMNFYSKPIIIGQYVWIAAYAMIMPGVHVGDGSVIGARSVLTKSSDPWLVYSGLPAKKIKPRNLCN, encoded by the coding sequence ATGGGCTCACTTAATGTTGACAAAAAGGTTGATTTGCTAGGCAGCAATGATCCTAAGCCTTTGAAGCAGTTATGTATGAGATTTGCATGGAGTTTTTTCTCGGTACTTGTGTTTGCCTTGCCTGGACGACAGCTTTCGTTTGTTCGTGTTTTTCTACTTCGATTGTTTGGCGCTACTATTGGGAAAAAGGTCTTAATTTGTTCTGGAGTCCATGTCTGGTTCCCGTGGAAACTTAAAATAGGTGATTTTTCAGCAATAGGCAGATCCGTAGAAATTTATAATTATGGTTTCGTTGAAATCGGCTCGAATACAGTAATTTCTCAATATTCATATCTTTGTACAGCTTCGCATGATTATGTATCTCGTACAATGAATTTTTACTCAAAACCTATCATAATTGGTCAATATGTCTGGATAGCTGCCTATGCAATGATTATGCCAGGAGTTCATGTTGGAGACGGATCTGTTATTGGGGCTCGCAGTGTCCTCACTAAGAGTTCTGATCCTTGGCTTGTTTATTCTGGTTTGCCCGCCAAGAAAATTAAGCCTAGAAATCTTTGCAATTAA
- a CDS encoding glycosyltransferase family 2 protein, whose product MNSVSVLILTKNEEQDLPGCLASVAWCNDIVVYDSCSTDRTHDIAVSSGARIIERPFDNWASHQNWGLRNIVFRNAWVFYIDADERLTPEAATELVAIANSNNSSVAYRILRRDFFRGRHLRYVQTSSWYIRFFRPEFLRYERLVNPVTIVDGEIGNLHYHLDHFPFSKGLSHWIARHNSYSTFEAEQIIQNRSHREPFNLLASFFERDFNKRRYHQKELFYRLPARPLIKFFLLYFLKRGFLDRGPGFTYALLQSIYEFMIVLKVQELKQFKKSETSS is encoded by the coding sequence ATGAATTCAGTTTCTGTTTTAATTCTCACAAAAAATGAAGAGCAAGATTTGCCGGGATGTCTTGCATCCGTGGCATGGTGTAACGATATCGTTGTTTATGACTCTTGCAGTACAGACCGCACTCATGACATTGCTGTCTCATCAGGTGCGCGTATTATTGAGCGACCCTTTGACAATTGGGCATCGCATCAAAATTGGGGATTGCGCAACATTGTATTCCGTAATGCCTGGGTTTTTTATATTGATGCTGATGAACGGTTAACTCCAGAAGCTGCTACTGAGCTTGTAGCTATTGCAAACAGTAATAATTCATCAGTGGCTTACCGTATCCTTAGGCGTGATTTCTTTCGGGGTCGACACTTGCGGTATGTGCAAACATCTTCTTGGTATATACGTTTTTTTCGACCTGAGTTTTTGCGTTATGAGCGTTTGGTGAATCCCGTTACTATTGTTGATGGTGAAATTGGTAATTTACATTATCATTTGGATCACTTTCCTTTTTCAAAGGGACTCAGCCATTGGATAGCTCGCCATAATTCATATAGTACCTTTGAGGCTGAGCAGATTATTCAAAATAGATCTCATAGAGAACCATTTAACCTTTTAGCATCCTTTTTCGAGCGAGATTTCAATAAGCGACGTTATCACCAAAAGGAGCTTTTTTATCGACTTCCTGCTCGTCCACTAATTAAATTTTTTCTTCTTTATTTTCTCAAGCGAGGATTCCTGGATCGGGGTCCTGGATTTACCTACGCTCTGCTTCAGTCAATATATGAATTCATGATCGTACTCAAGGTACAAGAGTTGAAGCAATTTAAAAAATCTGAGACATCATCTTGA
- a CDS encoding glycosyltransferase WbuB: MKILLYALNYYPEPVGIGKYSGELGSWFSSRGHEVRVITAPPYFPSWRVSGGYCNSFYLEHLCGVRVRRCPLWVPRRPSGLTRLLHLASFALASLGPLLAQLRWRPDVVISVSPAFFCAPGALLLGRLCGLSTITWLHIQDFELDAAFELGLLKGRWLRGLAETWERRTLRDFMRVSSISTAMVQRLESKGVTSSDCALLPNWVDLENICPQQEVSRLQNPYRRELGISRDQLVLMYSGSMNKKQGLELLGEVICHLADLPQLVWLLAGEGPTKADLVRATEGVSNVIHLPLQPAERMNDWLNAADIHLLPQKAAAADLVLPSKLLGMLASGRPVVATSTAGSELAELASEAGACTTPGDADAFSDALRQLISDSEQRLMAGKRARKLAEDRFGKEAVLRRFEWQLLDLVASRSS; this comes from the coding sequence TTGAAAATTCTTCTCTACGCCCTCAACTATTACCCTGAACCTGTTGGTATTGGCAAATACAGCGGTGAGTTAGGGAGCTGGTTCTCATCTCGTGGTCATGAAGTACGTGTGATTACAGCGCCTCCCTACTTCCCCTCTTGGCGAGTTAGTGGTGGTTATTGCAATAGCTTTTATCTTGAGCACCTCTGTGGCGTGAGAGTTCGTCGTTGCCCCCTCTGGGTCCCGCGACGCCCTAGTGGACTCACCCGCCTACTTCATCTCGCCAGTTTCGCGCTTGCCAGTCTCGGGCCGCTTCTCGCCCAGCTCAGATGGCGACCCGATGTGGTGATTAGCGTCTCACCGGCCTTCTTCTGTGCTCCAGGGGCTTTACTCCTTGGGCGCTTGTGCGGTCTAAGCACGATCACTTGGCTGCACATTCAGGATTTTGAGTTAGATGCTGCCTTTGAGTTAGGCCTGCTCAAAGGTAGGTGGCTTCGAGGATTGGCGGAAACCTGGGAGCGCCGTACCCTCAGAGACTTTATGCGGGTGAGCAGCATCAGTACTGCCATGGTGCAACGGCTTGAGTCGAAGGGTGTTACTTCTAGCGACTGTGCTTTGCTCCCGAATTGGGTGGACCTTGAGAACATCTGCCCTCAGCAAGAAGTATCTCGCTTGCAGAATCCTTACCGTCGAGAACTTGGCATTAGTCGCGACCAGTTAGTGCTGATGTATTCGGGATCGATGAACAAAAAGCAAGGTCTAGAATTATTAGGTGAAGTAATTTGTCATCTCGCTGATCTCCCTCAGTTGGTATGGCTCTTAGCTGGTGAAGGGCCGACGAAAGCTGATTTGGTGCGTGCCACAGAAGGCGTTTCAAATGTTATCCACCTTCCGCTTCAGCCAGCTGAACGAATGAATGATTGGCTCAATGCAGCAGACATTCATTTACTGCCCCAGAAAGCTGCTGCGGCTGATCTGGTTTTGCCTTCGAAGCTCCTCGGCATGCTTGCCAGTGGCAGGCCTGTTGTCGCCACCTCGACTGCCGGCAGCGAATTGGCTGAGCTTGCTTCAGAGGCCGGTGCCTGTACAACGCCTGGAGATGCTGATGCTTTCTCAGATGCTTTACGCCAGTTGATTTCTGATTCTGAGCAACGGCTGATGGCCGGGAAGCGTGCCAGAAAGCTTGCGGAAGATCGTTTTGGGAAGGAAGCTGTGCTGAGGCGCTTTGAGTGGCAATTGTTGGATTTGGTGGCATCTAGGAGTTCTTAA
- a CDS encoding undecaprenyl-phosphate glucose phosphotransferase, with protein sequence MEQKKGSGVKNGLLRLHGQDVSRLQRILDPLVVIGLFLLFAGDHRFQTPIVSVPFWVLVAIGSILLLPRAGLYTSYRSRSLRLLIRRITSSWLLFLGLMLLVTYFNKSTAAFSRIDTTLWAFCGWLWLVFSHVVLRKLLRKYRSSGGNSRTIVYWGEPAAALSFVRQLDQNSWMGLRLVAWFMPDLLGDWPESAQDLPQPLGGATEMREWLSHNQVDMIVFSHTARPGVSIERMLHLFGDTATPVIYAPKWANNSMQLQLDVIGEQPVVRLWGQERSLSDCQLKRCLDLILTGIGVVLIAPLLLLIAIAVRLSSPGPILYKQDRYGLDGKRFKCLKFRSMRVLDSADQAVVKQATADDPRITPVGRFLRRWSLDELPQLFNVLKGDMSLVGPRPHAVQHNELYRKVIPGYMQRHAFKPGITGLAQVSGWRGETRNLSEMENRIHADLRYQRDWSLKLDIKILIKTFLRLRSGNAY encoded by the coding sequence ATGGAGCAAAAAAAGGGAAGCGGAGTAAAGAATGGTTTGCTTCGCCTTCACGGCCAAGATGTTTCCCGATTGCAGCGGATTCTTGATCCGCTGGTTGTTATTGGCTTATTCCTTTTGTTTGCTGGCGACCACCGCTTCCAAACGCCGATCGTATCGGTTCCTTTTTGGGTTTTAGTTGCTATTGGATCCATTCTTTTGCTGCCTCGAGCTGGTCTCTATACCAGTTATCGCAGTCGATCCTTGCGCTTGTTGATTCGGCGCATCACGTCGAGTTGGCTGTTGTTTCTCGGCCTGATGTTGTTGGTAACCTATTTTAATAAAAGTACGGCTGCATTTTCTCGAATAGACACCACGCTTTGGGCGTTTTGTGGATGGTTGTGGTTAGTCTTTTCGCACGTTGTGCTGCGCAAATTGTTGCGTAAGTACCGGAGCAGTGGTGGCAATAGTCGTACAATTGTTTATTGGGGTGAACCTGCAGCTGCCCTTTCGTTTGTGAGACAACTTGATCAAAACTCTTGGATGGGCTTGAGGCTTGTTGCTTGGTTCATGCCAGATTTATTAGGAGATTGGCCTGAATCTGCCCAGGATTTGCCTCAGCCCCTGGGTGGGGCCACGGAGATGCGTGAGTGGTTGAGTCACAATCAAGTGGACATGATCGTGTTTAGTCATACCGCAAGACCTGGTGTCTCGATTGAAAGGATGTTGCATCTTTTTGGTGATACCGCCACGCCGGTGATTTATGCACCGAAATGGGCGAATAACAGTATGCAGCTTCAATTGGATGTGATCGGCGAGCAGCCTGTGGTTCGGCTCTGGGGCCAGGAGCGTTCCTTGTCTGATTGTCAGCTCAAGCGGTGCCTCGATTTGATTTTGACCGGTATTGGAGTGGTGCTGATTGCTCCCTTATTGCTTCTCATTGCCATTGCCGTAAGGCTCAGCAGTCCAGGGCCGATTCTTTACAAGCAAGATCGTTATGGCCTGGATGGCAAGCGGTTCAAATGCTTGAAGTTCCGCAGCATGCGTGTCCTTGATTCCGCTGATCAGGCTGTTGTGAAGCAAGCCACCGCTGATGATCCACGCATCACTCCAGTTGGACGTTTTTTGAGGCGCTGGAGCCTCGATGAACTGCCTCAGCTGTTCAATGTCCTGAAAGGGGACATGAGCCTGGTTGGCCCCAGGCCCCATGCCGTTCAGCACAACGAGCTCTATCGCAAGGTGATTCCTGGTTATATGCAACGGCATGCCTTCAAGCCCGGAATCACCGGTTTGGCGCAGGTGAGTGGTTGGCGCGGTGAAACACGCAATCTCTCAGAGATGGAGAATCGCATCCATGCCGATCTCCGTTATCAGCGTGACTGGAGCCTCAAGCTCGATATCAAAATCCTGATCAAAACCTTCCTTCGCCTTCGCTCGGGGAATGCCTATTAA